Proteins from a genomic interval of Streptomyces sp. NBC_01445:
- a CDS encoding glycoside hydrolase family 31 protein → MNVTTFREHDGGLEWRGEHEVLRIEPWGADSLRVRAALGRLRDDIPGALLDRDDTTGPAATITVPDLTGLRVFKNGLGSPTDPVPPARITQGNITAELTLDGLIRFVRTADGTELLAERPAHFWWPGSRVHTPVGHGYQRLEQNFQAYEGERLYGLGQRQHGLLDQKGTVTDLVQRNTEVTIPFALSNRGYGLLWNSPAVGRVELAVTGTRWVADSARQIDYWITAGDRPADILRSYADATGHAPELPSWASGFWQCKLRYRTQEELLNVAREHRRRGLPLSVIVADFFHWTRLGDWRFDPAEWPDPAAMVEELDEMGVKLMVSVWPSVNRSSEHYDALERGGMLAANEYGTAAHATWVDKGSDHRVMVSFYDPTNPDTRAFVWDKVRENYQSLGINLWWLDACEPEMKPGHPANLRLHAGHGAEVANLYPRENARIFHEGMAASGNTDGMSFSRSAWAGSQRYGTAVWSGDIGTDFTALRHQIAAGLNIGISGIPWWTTDIGGFHGGDPDDLAFREVLIRWFQFGALCPIFRLHGFRLPWLPLGGEMTGGPNEVWSYGDQAYRILGNYLALRERIRPYIDEQMRTASREGLPPMRALFLEFPDDDACWTVADSYLLGPDLLVAPVTTAGATTREVYLPAGARWTCAWTGADFEGGARVTVDAPLERIPLFLRDGTRLPVSA, encoded by the coding sequence ATGAACGTGACCACCTTCCGGGAACACGACGGCGGCCTCGAATGGCGCGGCGAGCACGAAGTGCTGCGCATCGAACCCTGGGGAGCCGACTCTCTACGCGTCCGCGCGGCCCTCGGCCGGCTGCGCGACGACATCCCCGGCGCCCTCCTCGACCGCGACGACACCACCGGGCCGGCCGCCACGATCACGGTCCCGGACCTCACCGGCCTCCGGGTCTTCAAGAACGGCCTCGGCTCGCCCACCGACCCCGTGCCCCCGGCCCGCATCACCCAGGGCAACATCACCGCCGAACTCACCCTCGACGGCCTGATCCGCTTCGTGCGCACCGCCGACGGCACCGAACTCCTCGCCGAACGCCCGGCCCACTTCTGGTGGCCCGGCAGCCGGGTGCACACCCCAGTGGGTCATGGCTACCAGCGTCTGGAGCAGAATTTCCAGGCGTACGAAGGCGAACGCCTCTACGGCCTCGGCCAGCGCCAGCACGGCCTCCTTGACCAGAAGGGCACGGTGACCGACCTCGTCCAGCGCAACACCGAGGTCACCATCCCGTTCGCGCTATCCAACCGCGGCTACGGCCTGCTGTGGAACAGCCCCGCCGTCGGCCGCGTCGAACTGGCCGTCACCGGCACCCGCTGGGTCGCCGACAGCGCCCGCCAGATCGACTACTGGATCACCGCGGGCGACCGCCCCGCCGACATCCTGCGCTCCTACGCCGACGCCACCGGACACGCCCCCGAACTCCCCTCCTGGGCCAGCGGGTTCTGGCAGTGCAAGCTGCGCTACCGCACCCAGGAGGAACTCCTCAACGTCGCCCGCGAACACCGGCGGCGCGGCCTGCCGCTCTCCGTGATCGTCGCGGACTTCTTCCACTGGACCCGGCTCGGCGACTGGCGCTTCGACCCGGCCGAGTGGCCCGACCCGGCCGCCATGGTCGAGGAGCTGGACGAGATGGGCGTCAAGCTGATGGTCTCCGTCTGGCCCTCCGTCAACCGCTCCTCCGAGCACTACGACGCCCTCGAGCGCGGCGGCATGCTCGCCGCCAACGAGTACGGCACCGCGGCCCACGCCACCTGGGTCGACAAGGGCTCCGACCACCGCGTGATGGTGTCCTTCTACGACCCGACCAACCCCGACACCCGCGCCTTCGTCTGGGACAAGGTCCGCGAGAACTACCAGTCCCTCGGCATCAACCTGTGGTGGCTGGATGCCTGCGAACCCGAGATGAAGCCCGGCCACCCGGCCAACCTGCGCCTGCATGCGGGCCACGGCGCCGAGGTCGCCAACCTGTACCCGCGAGAGAACGCTCGCATCTTCCACGAGGGCATGGCGGCCTCCGGCAACACCGACGGCATGTCATTCTCCCGCTCCGCGTGGGCGGGCAGCCAGCGCTACGGCACTGCCGTCTGGTCCGGCGACATCGGCACCGACTTCACCGCGCTGCGGCACCAAATCGCCGCCGGCCTCAACATCGGCATCTCCGGCATCCCCTGGTGGACCACCGACATCGGCGGCTTCCATGGCGGCGACCCCGACGACCTGGCCTTCCGCGAAGTGCTGATCCGCTGGTTCCAGTTCGGGGCGCTCTGCCCGATCTTCCGCCTCCACGGCTTCCGCCTGCCCTGGCTGCCGCTGGGGGGCGAGATGACCGGCGGCCCCAACGAGGTCTGGTCGTACGGCGATCAGGCCTACCGCATCCTCGGTAACTACCTCGCCCTACGCGAACGCATCCGCCCCTACATCGACGAGCAGATGCGCACCGCGTCGCGCGAGGGCCTGCCGCCGATGCGAGCTCTGTTCCTGGAATTCCCCGACGACGACGCCTGCTGGACGGTCGCCGACTCGTACCTGCTCGGGCCCGACCTGCTGGTCGCCCCGGTCACCACCGCGGGCGCAACGACGCGCGAGGTGTACCTACCGGCGGGCGCACGCTGGACGTGCGCATGGACCGGCGCCGACTTCGAGGGCGGGGCCCGGGTGACGGTGGACGCGCCGCTGGAGCGGATACCGCTGTTCCTGCGGGACGGGACGCGGCTACCGGTCTCGGCCTGA
- a CDS encoding carbohydrate ABC transporter permease yields the protein MSAPAPSSGAPAVRRWATTVLALVIVAVFLFPLYWMLNASVQPAQALLSIPPKWIPTDPTLDGYRAAFDTQGRHLLISLFVACGVVVLTLLLATPLAWALARFRLRYAATLMFVLLIVQMLPGIVKANSLFTLYSHLGLLNNTIGLMFAQSTLAVPFAAVLLRSQLCDIPPEIIEAAALDGAGTWRTFLRIVVPLSRNGLITAGLFAFLFSWADFLFAISLTSRDAVTPVTVGIYRFIGANATDWNALMASAVLASVPAAILLIVAQRYIAVGITGGSVKD from the coding sequence ATGTCCGCTCCCGCCCCTTCCTCGGGCGCCCCCGCCGTGCGCAGATGGGCCACCACCGTGCTCGCGCTGGTCATCGTCGCGGTCTTCCTCTTCCCGCTGTACTGGATGCTCAACGCCTCGGTCCAGCCCGCGCAGGCCCTGCTGTCCATCCCGCCGAAGTGGATCCCGACCGACCCCACCCTCGACGGCTACCGCGCCGCCTTCGACACCCAGGGCCGGCACCTGCTGATCAGCCTGTTCGTCGCCTGCGGCGTCGTCGTGCTGACGCTGCTCCTGGCGACGCCCCTGGCCTGGGCGCTCGCCAGGTTCCGCCTGCGGTACGCCGCCACGCTGATGTTCGTGCTCCTGATCGTGCAGATGCTGCCTGGCATCGTGAAGGCCAACTCGCTGTTCACCCTCTACAGCCACCTCGGGCTACTGAACAACACCATCGGCCTCATGTTCGCCCAGTCCACCCTCGCCGTGCCGTTCGCCGCGGTACTGCTCCGCTCCCAACTGTGCGACATCCCGCCCGAGATCATCGAGGCGGCCGCGCTCGACGGCGCCGGAACATGGCGCACCTTCCTGCGCATCGTCGTCCCGCTGTCCCGCAACGGGCTCATCACCGCGGGCCTGTTCGCGTTCCTGTTCTCCTGGGCCGACTTCCTCTTCGCCATCAGCCTCACCTCCCGCGACGCCGTCACGCCCGTCACCGTCGGCATCTACCGCTTCATCGGCGCCAACGCCACCGACTGGAACGCCCTGATGGCCTCCGCCGTCCTCGCGTCGGTACCCGCCGCGATCCTCCTGATCGTCGCCCAGCGCTATATCGCCGTCGGCATCACGGGCGGCTCGGTCAAGGACTGA
- a CDS encoding carbohydrate ABC transporter permease, translating into MTTLLDRPATAAASRPPAQRPAARRARLVRLSFWVPAVLYLAVFFGYPIAANVVMSFQDYTVTSFYRGGAPFNGVANYAHVLGDDLFSGTLWNTVVFTVASLVFQFAIGLGLAVFFRRHFPLSGVLRALLLLPWLLPLLVSGTVFRWLLDQDYGVVNQVLMNLHLISDPVPWLVSPDYAMTAVVLANVWIGIPFNMVILYGGLQSIPPQLYEAASLDGAGAWHKFRHVTWPLLRPTTSVVLMLGLIYTIKAFDVVMVLTQGGPAGATQLLSTWSYQLSFTELHFGQGAAVGNVLIVIATLCALVYLRAVRAEQSENER; encoded by the coding sequence ATGACCACACTCCTCGACCGGCCCGCCACCGCGGCCGCGTCCCGGCCACCCGCGCAGCGCCCGGCGGCCCGCCGCGCACGGCTCGTCCGGCTCAGCTTCTGGGTCCCCGCCGTGCTCTACCTGGCCGTCTTCTTCGGCTACCCGATCGCCGCCAACGTCGTCATGTCCTTCCAGGACTACACGGTCACGTCCTTCTACCGGGGCGGGGCGCCCTTCAACGGCGTAGCGAACTATGCGCACGTCCTCGGCGACGACCTGTTCTCCGGCACGCTGTGGAACACGGTCGTCTTCACCGTCGCCTCGCTCGTCTTCCAGTTCGCCATCGGCCTGGGCCTGGCGGTGTTCTTCCGCAGGCACTTCCCGCTGAGCGGTGTCCTGCGCGCCCTGCTCCTGCTGCCGTGGCTGCTGCCGCTGCTGGTCTCCGGCACCGTCTTCCGCTGGCTGCTCGACCAGGACTACGGCGTCGTCAACCAGGTCCTGATGAATCTGCACCTGATCTCCGACCCGGTGCCCTGGCTGGTCAGCCCCGACTACGCGATGACGGCCGTCGTCCTCGCCAACGTCTGGATCGGCATCCCCTTCAACATGGTGATCCTGTACGGCGGACTGCAGTCCATCCCGCCCCAGCTGTACGAGGCCGCGTCCCTCGACGGCGCCGGTGCCTGGCACAAGTTCCGGCACGTCACCTGGCCGCTGCTGCGCCCCACCACCTCGGTGGTGCTGATGCTGGGCCTCATCTACACCATCAAGGCGTTCGACGTCGTCATGGTGCTCACCCAGGGTGGGCCCGCGGGCGCCACGCAACTGCTGTCGACATGGTCGTACCAACTGTCGTTCACCGAGCTGCACTTCGGTCAGGGCGCCGCCGTCGGCAACGTCCTCATCGTCATCGCCACCCTCTGCGCCCTCGTGTACCTGCGGGCCGTGCGCGCCGAGCAGTCCGAGAACGAGAGGTAG
- a CDS encoding sugar ABC transporter substrate-binding protein produces MHPRPRAAVAACAALALSAVLGGCGLITADTPANTLTVADYYTAEPGNTALTSILDTCGADTGVDVVREVMPRAQLVPKLLRDGAARTLPDLILSDNPDLPKLASTGALLPLDGRLDTDGFYDSVLAAGTYKGTLYGVAPGVNGLALFYDKDAFRKAGLEPPTDWKQLRAAARKLTQGHRYGLALSAVGTEEGSWQYEPFLWGAGADLDDLDSPRSVSALSYWTSLFADGSVSKSALSWQQSDVAEQFIGHHAAMMVNGSWQLAALDAVKGLDYGVVPLPGKVSGTAPVTPLGGETWAVPKGDKQDKAVELLDCVLGRDNMLRWASLRADVPADPAVAAKLVKRQPDLAPFLASVPGARSRTAELGTGYPTVSQALYTALQEAATGRRTPADALAAAQRAAATSDDN; encoded by the coding sequence ATGCATCCCCGCCCCCGCGCAGCCGTCGCCGCCTGCGCCGCCCTCGCTCTGAGCGCGGTGCTCGGCGGCTGCGGACTGATCACCGCCGACACCCCGGCGAACACCCTCACCGTCGCCGACTACTACACCGCCGAACCCGGCAACACCGCCCTCACCAGCATCCTGGACACGTGTGGCGCCGACACCGGCGTCGACGTCGTGCGCGAGGTCATGCCGCGCGCCCAGCTCGTACCGAAGCTCCTCCGCGACGGAGCCGCCAGGACCCTGCCCGACCTGATCCTCAGTGACAATCCCGACCTGCCCAAACTCGCCTCCACCGGCGCCCTGTTGCCGCTCGACGGGCGGCTCGACACCGACGGCTTCTACGACAGCGTTCTCGCGGCGGGCACCTACAAGGGGACGTTGTACGGCGTCGCGCCCGGCGTCAACGGGCTCGCCCTCTTCTACGACAAGGACGCCTTCCGTAAGGCCGGACTCGAGCCGCCCACCGACTGGAAGCAACTTCGGGCAGCCGCACGGAAACTGACGCAGGGTCACCGCTACGGACTCGCGCTCTCCGCCGTCGGAACCGAGGAAGGGTCCTGGCAGTACGAGCCGTTCCTGTGGGGCGCGGGCGCCGACCTCGACGACCTGGACTCGCCGCGGTCCGTGTCGGCGCTGTCCTACTGGACGTCCCTGTTCGCCGACGGGTCGGTGTCCAAGTCGGCGCTCAGCTGGCAGCAGTCCGACGTCGCCGAGCAGTTCATCGGCCACCACGCCGCGATGATGGTCAACGGCTCCTGGCAGCTTGCCGCCCTCGACGCCGTCAAGGGCCTGGACTACGGCGTCGTACCGCTGCCGGGGAAGGTGAGCGGCACGGCTCCCGTCACCCCGCTCGGCGGCGAGACCTGGGCCGTCCCCAAGGGCGACAAGCAGGACAAGGCCGTTGAGCTGCTCGACTGCGTGCTCGGCCGCGACAACATGCTGCGCTGGGCGAGCCTGCGTGCCGACGTGCCCGCCGACCCGGCGGTCGCCGCGAAACTGGTGAAGCGGCAGCCCGACCTCGCTCCGTTCCTCGCGAGTGTGCCCGGCGCCCGCTCACGCACCGCCGAGCTCGGCACCGGCTACCCCACGGTCTCGCAGGCCCTGTACACGGCCCTGCAGGAGGCGGCGACCGGCCGCCGCACCCCCGCCGACGCCCTTGCTGCCGCGCAGCGGGCCGCCGCCACCTCTGACGACAACTGA
- a CDS encoding LacI family DNA-binding transcriptional regulator produces MVAITDVARQAGVAVSTVSYVISGKRPISAPTRRKVLDAMNRLGYRPPSSARSRTIGLAVRVDDGAHRPLLAEFMLTASVAARRHACNVLLLTDHEEHGVLDAALLDGLILMDIGIVDPRLDVIRALPVPTVLIGLPREPAGLACVDLDFRAAGALCVDHLADLGHREVVLLGAPEAAYARHAGFAVRTVAGAAERAAARGVRLTHRTVAGDWDSVAGTLARVLAERPCTTALIVQNEAATPHLAPLLRGMGRAVPEDLSVVALGSDVVATAGTPALTSVAVPAAALTERAVDLLVARLDGATAPGRRPVLLEPRLSVRASTTAPPGPA; encoded by the coding sequence ATGGTTGCGATCACGGATGTGGCCCGGCAGGCGGGCGTCGCCGTCAGCACGGTCTCGTACGTGATCAGCGGCAAGCGCCCCATCTCGGCGCCCACCCGCCGCAAGGTCCTCGACGCGATGAACCGGCTCGGCTACCGGCCGCCGTCCTCCGCGCGCTCGCGCACCATCGGGCTCGCGGTGCGCGTTGACGACGGGGCGCACCGGCCGCTGCTCGCCGAGTTCATGCTCACGGCGAGCGTGGCCGCCCGCCGGCACGCCTGCAACGTGCTGCTCCTGACCGACCACGAGGAGCACGGCGTCCTGGACGCGGCCCTCCTCGACGGGCTGATCCTCATGGACATCGGCATCGTCGACCCCCGCCTCGACGTGATCCGCGCACTGCCCGTGCCGACCGTCCTGATCGGGCTGCCCCGCGAACCCGCGGGCCTGGCCTGTGTCGACCTCGACTTCCGGGCCGCCGGAGCGCTGTGCGTCGATCACCTCGCCGACCTCGGGCACCGCGAAGTGGTGCTGCTCGGCGCGCCCGAGGCGGCGTACGCCAGACACGCCGGTTTCGCGGTGCGCACCGTGGCGGGCGCCGCGGAACGGGCTGCCGCGCGCGGAGTGCGGCTCACCCACAGGACCGTCGCGGGGGACTGGGACAGCGTGGCGGGCACCCTCGCCCGGGTCCTGGCCGAACGGCCGTGTACCACCGCCCTCATCGTCCAGAACGAGGCCGCGACGCCCCATCTCGCCCCGCTGCTGCGCGGCATGGGCCGCGCCGTACCCGAGGATCTGTCCGTGGTCGCGCTCGGTTCGGACGTCGTCGCCACCGCGGGCACCCCCGCACTGACCTCGGTCGCCGTGCCCGCCGCCGCGCTCACCGAACGCGCCGTGGACCTGCTCGTCGCCCGGCTCGACGGTGCCACGGCGCCGGGCCGCCGACCGGTTCTGCTGGAGCCCCGGTTGTCCGTCCGGGCGTCGACCACCGCGCCACCGGGCCCCGCCTGA